The following are encoded together in the Humulus lupulus chromosome 5, drHumLupu1.1, whole genome shotgun sequence genome:
- the LOC133779241 gene encoding uncharacterized protein LOC133779241 yields MLCARKCRSPLHWDEIGERRLAGPELVLEATGAIERIRKHTLTALSRQQSYENAKRRDIEFEVGDKVLLKFSPTKGVNMFGTKEKLSPRYVGPFEILERIRLVAYCLALPSTLDSTHNVFHVFMLRKYMSDQSHVLRYELLELQPDLSYEVKPITILERGIKELRTKKIPLVKFWWSKSAVEEATWELEDDMREKYPEIFG; encoded by the coding sequence ATGCTTTGTGCCAGAAAGTGTCGCTCTCctttacattgggatgagataggagagAGGCGACTAGCTGGGCCAGAACTGGTTCTTGAGGCTACAGGTGCTATAGAAAGGATAAGGAAGCATACGCTCACAGCTCTGAGTAGACAACAAAGCTATGAAAATGCCAAGAGGCGGGACATCGAGTTCGAGGTAGGAGACAAAGTTTTATTGAAATTCTCACCAACAAAAGGTGTCAATATGTTTGGGACAAAAgagaagttaagccctagatatgtaggtccttttgagattcTCGAGAGAATAAGACTAGTGGCTTATTGCTTAGCTCTACCTTCCACATTGGACAGTacccacaatgtgtttcatgtcttCATGCTCAGAAAATATATGTCCGATCAGTCCCACGTGCTTCGTTATGAACTGCTGGAGCTACAACCAGACTTAAGTTATGAAGTTAAGCCAATTACAATACTAGAACGGGGAATCAAGGAGTTGAGAACTAAAAAGATACCCCTAGTTAAATTCTGGTGGAGCAAAAGTGCGGTTGAAGAAGCTACTTGGGAGCTGGAGGATGACATGCGCGAGAAGTATCCCGAGAtatttgggtaa